A part of Rattus rattus isolate New Zealand chromosome 4, Rrattus_CSIRO_v1, whole genome shotgun sequence genomic DNA contains:
- the Amer3 gene encoding APC membrane recruitment protein 3 codes for MELRRGKTFIKSSVQISHEKLIDSPAKEDPDTWSLSLGEQQRAHGERSSQTSPRAQGYGRCPNKEVLSDPEGGPVPLCGNTFKLVRKSKTHDNVPGAVKAAAPTGQMVGSTSFTETPGGQRMIDYRHFVPQMPFVPAVAKSIPRKRISLKRSKKCFRNLFHMRRSKTENLASLSAKGKNLSPPGVPAQQGKPFFSMGEGLGLDSLCQDLSDSEFLHDSPFDLCSALCEDVASLKSFDSLTGCGEIFADGSSVPSVELKDGPESPAHSPQALDSKTPCGPSQGSMEQLMSPAQNEASDFTKFWDSVNRSVQQQQRALLGPWLMSPQGTETDQPRLDSSGLAELPLFPCRGPPSGSKASSIDTGTPKSEQPESVSTSDEGYYDSFSPGLEEEKKEAASPATPAAAFPRDSYSGDALYELFYDPSEAPVGPILDDDCVSESLSGPALGTPLSMCSFRVGAEENLAPAPGPDLLSQGFLQSTWKGKECLLKLCDTELAITMGIVNWLRRTPQATAPTPASTPAIVLREPAAPPDPHRVLRGTSADMKGREDQALDVGKDVQCFSPSRQVPWAHSGTKDLLIREREVQGEPARGINTPSKDGSLEEGAQNASEGRSSSEVTTTTSISRNSKAVNSATRLSSQKELGTPGNLRCSQGPLRPGPGGSALDPGPVLVGCVTHVAALQIYPDSHSPRQDKGNGLLWKPQAWGPNAVQKKPTSSKRNEAAACGLSSSASPQDQRCHDLFLDLNQLTLEPSRLGTQACASVDSLPQQLCPRAPEQVPHRGSVGS; via the coding sequence ATGGAGCTGAGGAGAGGAAAGACCTTTATCAAATCTAGTGTGCAGATTTCCCACGAGAAACTCATAGACTCCCCAGCCAAGGAGGACCCAGACACTTGGTCACTCTCActgggagagcagcagagagCCCATGGCGAGAGGAGCTCCCAAACAAGTCCCCGTGCCCAAGGGTATGGCCGGTGCCCCAACAAAGAGGTACTGTCTGACCCAGAAGGGGGTCCCGTGCCCCTCTGTGGAAACACTTTCAAGTTGGTGCGCAAGAGTAAGACACATGACAATGTTCCAGGGGCTGTGAAGGCAGCAGCCCCCACAGGGCAAATGGTAGGTAGCACAAGCTTCACAGAGACCCCAGGAGGTCAGCGTATGATTGACTACCGCCACTTTGTGCCCCAGATGCCCTTCGTGCCAGCTGTGGCTAAGAGCATCCCAAGAAAAAGGATTTCCCTGAAAAGGTCCAAGAAGTGCTTTCGAAACCTATTTCACATGCGCAGAAGCAAGACTGAGAACTTGGCCTCGCTCTCAGCCAAGGGGAAGAACCTCTCCCCTCCCGGGGTCCCAGCGCAGCAAGGCAAGCCCTTCTTCTCCatgggtgaggggctggggctggacagCCTATGCCAGGACCTGTCTGACAGTGAGTTTCTACATGACTCACCCTTTGACCTCTGCAGCGCCCTGTGTGAGGATGTGGCCTCACTGAAAAGCTTCGATTCACTTACAGGTTGTGGGGAGATCTTTGCAGATGGGAGCTCAGTGCCATCTGTGGAGTTGAAGGACGGCccagagagcccagcccattcaCCGCAGGCTCTGGACAGCAAGACTCCCTGTGGCCCCTCCCAGGGTAGTATGGAACAGCTGATGTCCCCTGCCCAGAATGAAGCATCAGACTTCACCAAGTTCTGGGACAGTGTGAATCGCtctgtgcagcagcagcagcgtgcCCTGCTGGGCCCGTGGTTGATGAGTCCCCAGGGAACAGAAACTGACCAACCCAGGCTGGACTCATCTGGGTTAGCTGAACTGCCCCTGTTCCCTTGCAGGGGTCCCCCCAGTGGCTCCAAAGCCAGCTCCATAGACACAGGTACCCCCAAAAGTGAACAGCCTGAATCTGTGTCCACAAGCGATGAAGGTTACTATGATTCCTTCTCACCAGGCcttgaggaggagaagaaggaagctgcGAGCCCAGCCACGCCTGCAGCCGCTTTCCCCAGGGACAGCTACAGTGGGGACGCCCTCTATGAACTCTTCTATGACCCCAGCGAGGCTCCTGTTGGCCCAATCCTGGATGATGACTGTGTGTCTGAGAGTCTCTCGGGACCTGCCTTGGGGACTCCGTTGTCTATGTGCAGCTTCCGCGTGGGGGCGGAGGAGAACCTGGCCCCAGCGCCAggccctgacttgctcagccagGGCTTCCTACAGAGTACCTGGAAGGGCAAGGAATGTTTGCTGAAGCTCTGTGACACAGAACTTGCCATCACCATGGGCATTGTCAACTGGCTGCGCAGAACCCCACAGGCCActgcccctacccctgcctctaCCCCTGCCATTGTCCTTCGGGAGCCCGCTGCCCCACCTGACCCCCATAGAGTCCTCAGAGGAACATCAGCAGATATGAAAGGCAGGGAAGATCAGGCCTTAGACGTGGGTAAGGATGTGCAATGCTTTTCACCCAGTAGGCAGGTGCCCTGGGCGCATTCAGGAACCAAAGACTTGCTTATTAGAGAGCGGGAGGTCCAAGGGGAGCCCGCAAGGGGTATAAATACCCCCTCTAAAGATGGCTCTCTAGAGGAAGGAGCACAAAATGCCTCCGAAGGCCGGTCCTCCTCGGAAGTAACCACTACAACAAGCATTTCCAGGAATAGCAAAGCTGTAAACTCTGCCACCCGTCTCAGTTCTCAGAAGGAACTCGGGACACCTGGGAACCTGAGGTGTTCTCAAGGTCCCTTAAGACCAGGGCCTGGAGGAAGTGCTCTTGATCCAGGGCCTGTGCTTGTGGGCTGTGTGACCCATGTGGCAGCCCTGCAAATCTATCCAGACAGCCATTCTCCTAGACAGGATAAGGGCAATGGGCTCCTCTGGAAGCCTCAGGCTTGGGGTCCTAACGCTGTGCAAAAGAAACCTACAAGCAGCAAACGCAATGAAGCAGCCGCCTGTGGCCTCTCCTCCTCGGCCAGCCCACAAGACCAGAGATGTCATGACCTCTTCCTGGACCTGAACCAACTCACCTTGGAACCCTCCAGGCTAGGTACCCAAGCCTGTGCCTCTGTGGACAGCCTGCCTCAGCAGCTCTGCCCCAGGGCTCCAGAGCAAGTGCCACATAGGGGTTCAGTGGGGTCCTGA